Proteins from a single region of Fodinibius sp. Rm-B-1B1-1:
- the fabF gene encoding beta-ketoacyl-ACP synthase II: MSNRRVVITGIGALTPVGKTAPDFWNGLVSGKSGAQPIEHFDTSDFPTKFAAQIEGYDEQDYFDRKEARRLDKVCQYALIATDEAIQDTGLDLDEVNKDDVAVIVGTGIGGMNTFYEQSISFHEHGPRGVSPFFIPKLIPDMVAGQISIKYGFKGPNFCAVSACATGSHNIALAYDSIKNGQCDMAVSGGSEAPVSRIGVAGFNSMKAMSTRNDDPKTASRPFDKNRDGFVLGEGSGILFLEEYEHAKERGAQIYGEIVGYGFSADAHHITAPDPEGEGVILALNRALDSAGISTEEVDHINMHGTSTPLGDIAETNSIKKVFGDHAYEINHNSTKSMTGHALGAAGAIEALATLLSTYHGMVPPTINFETPDPECDLNYTFNEAEVRDVKYALNNAFGFGGHNTTLVFKKFEE; the protein is encoded by the coding sequence ATGTCAAATCGCAGAGTTGTTATTACTGGAATCGGTGCCCTTACCCCTGTAGGTAAGACGGCACCCGATTTCTGGAACGGATTAGTATCTGGGAAAAGTGGAGCTCAACCTATTGAGCATTTTGATACCTCTGACTTCCCAACTAAGTTTGCCGCACAAATCGAAGGTTACGACGAACAAGATTATTTCGATCGTAAAGAAGCACGCCGGCTGGATAAGGTTTGTCAGTACGCATTAATTGCTACTGATGAAGCAATTCAGGATACGGGGCTTGATCTCGATGAGGTCAATAAAGATGATGTGGCTGTTATCGTTGGAACAGGAATTGGAGGCATGAATACGTTTTATGAGCAGTCGATCTCATTTCATGAGCATGGACCTCGTGGCGTATCTCCATTTTTTATTCCCAAGCTAATACCCGATATGGTAGCGGGACAAATATCCATTAAATATGGGTTTAAAGGTCCTAATTTTTGTGCTGTTTCAGCATGTGCTACCGGTTCTCACAACATTGCTCTGGCTTATGACTCAATTAAGAATGGTCAGTGCGACATGGCCGTATCAGGAGGTTCTGAAGCACCGGTATCTCGTATTGGTGTAGCAGGATTTAATTCTATGAAAGCTATGTCCACCCGTAATGACGATCCTAAAACGGCATCACGTCCGTTTGATAAAAACAGGGATGGTTTTGTCCTTGGAGAAGGATCAGGCATTCTCTTTTTAGAGGAATATGAACATGCTAAAGAACGTGGTGCGCAAATTTATGGAGAAATTGTTGGTTATGGTTTTTCTGCCGATGCGCATCATATCACTGCTCCCGATCCTGAAGGAGAAGGGGTTATTCTTGCTCTTAACAGAGCACTTGATTCAGCCGGTATTTCGACTGAAGAGGTAGATCACATTAATATGCATGGTACTTCTACGCCTCTTGGCGATATCGCTGAAACAAATTCTATTAAAAAAGTATTTGGCGACCATGCGTATGAGATTAATCACAATTCTACCAAGTCGATGACAGGTCACGCTCTTGGTGCAGCAGGTGCTATTGAAGCATTAGCTACGCTATTGTCAACGTATCATGGAATGGTGCCGCCTACCATCAACTTCGAAACCCCCGATCCGGAATGTGATCTCAACTACACCTTTAACGAAGCGGAAGTTCGAGATGTGAAATATGCACTAAATAATGCTTTTGGATTTGGTGGGCATAATACGACGCTCGTTTTTAAAAAATTTGAAGAGTAA
- a CDS encoding acyl carrier protein, which produces MSQDVESKVKSIIVDKLGVDESEVTHEANFTNDLGADSLDTVELIMEFEKEFDISIPDEDAENIATVGNAVDYLQEKVS; this is translated from the coding sequence ATGTCTCAAGACGTAGAATCAAAAGTAAAATCAATCATCGTTGATAAATTAGGTGTTGATGAATCAGAAGTTACTCATGAAGCAAACTTCACTAACGATTTAGGTGCTGATTCATTGGATACTGTTGAACTCATTATGGAGTTTGAAAAAGAATTTGATATCAGCATTCCCGATGAAGATGCTGAAAATATCGCAACAGTAGGTAACGCTGTTGATTATCTTCAAGAGAAAGTAAGCTAA
- the rnc gene encoding ribonuclease III — protein sequence MFERLRSYFQSDEELPPEQKERIQKLEGIIDTKVDNPFMYIRALRHRSMLADDNFSSVDSYERLEFLGDAVLDLIVTEIIFDLFPQKNEGFLTKLRAKLVKGGSLAMYAKELELNSLMLLGERVRGQGIEQSKSVLSDLFEALVGALYLDQGYEPTSKFVRQVIEKYVNFDEIINSLDNYKSLLLEYAQAKQMEIPTYSVISEEGPGHDKTFGVEVFVDKKPMARGKGKSKKSAEQEAARKALDKLEN from the coding sequence ATGTTCGAAAGACTCAGGTCTTACTTCCAATCTGATGAAGAGTTGCCACCTGAGCAAAAAGAGCGCATACAAAAACTTGAAGGGATTATAGATACTAAAGTCGATAATCCTTTTATGTACATTCGTGCACTCAGGCATCGTTCGATGTTGGCGGATGATAATTTTTCATCAGTTGACTCTTATGAACGTCTTGAATTTTTAGGAGATGCCGTTCTTGATCTAATTGTTACGGAAATCATTTTTGATCTATTTCCCCAGAAGAATGAAGGTTTCCTGACAAAACTACGTGCTAAGCTTGTTAAAGGGGGTTCGTTGGCGATGTATGCCAAAGAGCTTGAATTGAATTCGCTTATGCTACTCGGTGAACGGGTAAGGGGACAAGGCATAGAGCAGTCCAAAAGCGTATTATCTGATCTTTTTGAAGCACTTGTTGGGGCATTATATCTTGATCAGGGGTATGAGCCTACTTCTAAGTTTGTGAGACAGGTCATTGAAAAATATGTCAACTTTGATGAGATCATTAACTCTCTCGATAATTATAAAAGTTTGCTACTTGAGTACGCGCAAGCTAAGCAGATGGAAATTCCTACCTACAGCGTAATATCCGAAGAGGGGCCCGGCCACGATAAAACTTTTGGTGTAGAAGTATTTGTTGATAAAAAACCTATGGCAAGGGGAAAAGGGAAAAGTAAAAAATCTGCAGAACAAGAAGCAGCCCGAAAGGCTTTGGATAAGTTAGAAAATTAG